The region AGATTCCACTGCTTGCACTAAGCCCTGCCCCACTGAAAATGACTATTTTTTCACCCATTTGAAATCCAAGTTTATTGTTAATTTTGGTATTATACCAACTATTTAAAAAGGATTAGATAATGAACTTTAAAGACTTTAAAAAATTAGTTTGCAATACAAGAACAACAAGAAGATTTAAAAAAGATATTACAATTGAAAATATAGAATTAGAAGATGTATTAGATGCTGCAAGGGTTGTTTCAAGTGCTAAAAATATGCAACCATTAAAATATATAACAGTTACAGATAAAAATCTAGTAAAAAAATTAGCCCAAACATGCCAATGGGCAACACACCTTGAAAACTGGAATCAAAAAGAAGAGGAGCAACCAAGTGCTTTTATAATAGTATTAAATGATACTAAAATCGATGGGTTTGCAATGTTAGATTGTGGTATTGCTTTAAATAACATAATGCTAGGTTTAAAAATAAAAGGTTACTCATCTTGCCCTTTAGCTTCAATAGATAAAGAATTATGCAAAGAACTTTTTTCACTTGATGAAAAAATAGAACCCATGATTGGTATAGCTATTGGCATAGAAGATGAAACAATAAAAGTTGTTGATGTAAAACTTGATACAAACTATTATAGAGATGAGATAGATATTCATTGCGTGCCAAAAAGAGATTTAAATGATGTTTTAATAGGTAAATACTAATGAAAAATATTCTAATAACAGGTTGTTCTAGTGGTATAGGACTGGAAACAGCAAAACTTTTAGATGCTTCAGGAATAAAAGTTTATGCAACAGCTAGAAAACAAGAAGATGTTGAAAAATTAAAAGAGCTTGGATTAAAAGCTTTTTTACTTGATGTTACAAATGAAAAACATATAAAAACAATACTTGAACAAATCTTTTCAATAGATGGAAAAATTGATGCAGTTTTCAATAATGCTGGTTTTGGTCAACCAGGAGCAGTAGAAGATATAACGCTTCCTGTAATAAGAGAACAATTTGAAACAAATGTTTTTGGTATGCACGAAGTTACTAGACAAACTCTTCCATATATGAGAAAACAAGGCTTTGGTAAGATTATTCAGCACTCGTCTGTTTTAGGAATAATATCTTTAAAATTTAGAGGAGCATACAACTGTTCAAAATATGCTATTGAAGGACTTGCTGATACCTTAAGACTTGAGTTAAGTGATACAAATATTAGTGTAAGTACAATAAATACAGGTCCAGTTACAAGTAAATTTAGAGAAAATGCCCTAAAAAATTTTAGAAAAAATGTAGATATAGAAAATAGTGCTTTTAGTGATATTTATAAAAAAGAGTTAAAAGAAAGATTAGAAAATGACAAAGATGATACACCTTTTAATCTGCCAGCTAGTTCTGTTGCAAATGTAGTTTTAAAAATACTTGAAAGTAATAAACCAAAACCTAGATATTATGTTACAAAAGCTACATATATCTTAGGCTTTTTAAAACGTATTTTATCAACATCACTATTAGATAAAATACTTAATAAAATATAAGAAAGGAAAAATCCTTTCTTACTTTTCTAAATATGGTTTACCATAAAATCTTATAACCAAAAATATCACTAACAATCCTAAAGGCAATAAAATAGTTACAGGAACTGAAAATGCTGCAGGTAGATATCCACATAAAATAGATACTGTTCCAACAAATATTGCATAATATAACTGTGTTGAAATATGATCCATATGATTACAAGATGAAGCCATTGATGATAAAATTGATGTATCAGAGATTGGAGAACAATGATCTCCAAATATTGCCCCTGTTAATACTGCTCCAACATTTAAAACAATATAATTATGTAAAGCAACATCTTCTAAACCTGTTTGAATACCAACTGCATTTGCTAAAGGTATTGTAAGAGGCATTAAAATCCCCATTGTACCATATGAAGTACCTGTAGAAAAAGAGATTATAGAACCTAAAATAAATATTACTGTAGGAAGAATAAACTGTGGTGTAGATTCTGATAATAAAGTTACTAAATAATTTGCTGTACCAACCTCTTTCATAACTGCACTTAAAGACCAAGCTAAAATCAAAATAACAGCTGTAATAACTAAAGCTTTAACTCCATATACCCAAGTTTCTAAAGCCTCATGCAATGAAAATATCTTTTGCTTTAATCCCATAATAATAGCTACTAAAGATGAAAATAGTGCTGCTTCGAAAATAACCACTGAAGCATCTGCAGCTCCAAAAGCTTCCCTTACTGCATAAAAACTAAAAGGATTCGATTCCACTGCTTTTAAAATTTCTCCTTCTAATGCAGAAACACCATTTAGATAAAATCCAACTATCGCAACAACAATTAAAACAAAAATTGGAACAATTGCATTATAAATAGAATAAGTAACTCCTTCTTTTGGAAGCATAAAAGAGTTTTCTTGATTCATTAATGTACTATCAGTTTTTGGATTTGTTACATGACCTTTTGTATGGGCTCTGTGTGCTGCTTTATACATTGGTCCAAATTCTCTTAAAGTAAAAGCTGAAAAAAATACAAATGCAAGCATTAAAATATTATAAAATCTATAAGGAAGTGTCTCTACAAAAATTCCAAATGCATTTATATCTGGTTGTCCTATTGAATCATATGCATCTTTGATTAAAGATAATTCATACCCTACCCAAGTTGAGATTAAAGCAAGACCGGCAATTGGAGCAGCAGTAGCATCAATAATAAAAGCTAATTTTTCCCTTGCAATTTTTAGTTTATCGGTTACAGGCTTCATAATTGGACCAATAACTAATGAATTTGCATAATCATCAAAGAAAATAAAAAATCCCATAATCCAAGTATAAAGTTGTGCTGAAGCTGGTGTCTTAGCCTTTTTTGCAAGTTTTTCTGCAATAGCTCTTGGACCACCCATCTTTGTTATAACTGCGATCATACCACCAATTGTTAGAACCTGTAAAACAATACCAGCATTCCAAGAATCAGCCAAGGAACCTACCATCTTTGAAGACATGTCAACAAATGCATAATATATAGATATAAATACATTTTTCTCACTTACACTTATCATATAAGTTCCAGAGAAAATTCCTATAAATAAAGAGAAGATTACATTTCTAGTAATAAATGCTAAAACTATAGCTACAAGAGGTGGAATTAGTGTAAATACACCAAACAATGTTGAGTTATCTTTTGTATCACTTGCTAATGCAATAATAGGCAAAAGCATAAATAAATAAGAAATTTTTTTAATACCTTTCACAATATTCCTTTAAAAAAAATAGCGAGAATTGTACCATAAAAGCATTTAAAAATTTTGATTAAATTATATATTTATTTTAAATAAGTTTTAATTATTGTTGAATCTCTTTTTGATTTGTCTTACTTTGCAAGTAATCAGAAATTTGCATTAAACAAAAAGTTACTATAAATATCATAAGTCCTGGAAAGAAACTAACCCACCAAGCAATATCTATAACAGCTTTCCCATCACTTAACAAACTTCCCCATGACATTTGAGGAGGGTTTACACCTAAACCTAAAAATGATAATCCAGATTCAGCTAATATTGCTCCACCAACTCCAAAGGTGAAAGAGATTAAAAATATTGGGGCTAAAAGTGGTGCAAAATATTTAAATATGATTTTTGTTTTTGATACATTTGCAAGTTTTAATACTTTTATGTAAGGTCTATTTCCTATAGCAAAACTTTCACTTCTAATTAACCTTGCCATCCCCATCCAACCTGTTATAGAAATCACAATAATCAAAACAAAAGAGGAAGCTTGTATATATGAAACAAGTGCTAATAAAAGAAAAAATGTTGGAAATGTTAAAAATAAATCAATCAAAATTGTAATACTTTTATCAATCTTACCTTTAAAATATCCTGCATTTATACCAACAAATAAACCAATCAATGAAGCTATTGCTGCACTTAAAAAGCCAATTATAAGTGAAGTTTGCCCACCATTTAAAACTCTTGCTAACATATCTCTTCCCAATCGGTCAGTACCCAATAAATGGTTTAAAGAAGGAGCTTCTAGTATTTTTTCAGGGTTTAATTCATATGGCGAAACTGTATAAATAAAAGGCAATAAAAACACTAATAAGATTAATATTATTAAAGTATAACTTGCCGTTTTTAACATCTTGCTACTTGTAAATATAATAAGAAAGAGAACTCTTTCCAAATTTCTTTGTTTTATTTAAAACAAATTTACCTAACTCTTCTGGCATCTCTAATGTTGATACATGTTCAAGGATTACAATAAAAATATTATCATTTTCAATATTTTCAATCATTTTAAATGATTTATCATAAATATCTTCCATACCATCTCTATAATCAAAAGGTGGATCCACGTATAAGATTAACTCATCTGAAGAGTTTTTTAAACTATTTAATATTGATGGTGTTTGAATAAAAGTATCACCCATCATAGTTTGACATTTATCTGGCTCAATATTTTTACAATTTTTTGTCAATATTTTGTATGAATTTTTATCAAGTTCTACAAAATAAGCTCTTTTTGCATCACGACTTATTGCTTCAAGCCCAATACTCCCACTACCTGCAAAACTTTCAATAAAAATTTTATCTATAATATCAAATTGAAGAACATTAAATAAAGACTCTTTAAGTCTAGCTTTTGAACTTCTTGTAACATCTAAAGAGGGTAATTCGATTAATTTCCCTTTATGTTTTCCTGCAATAATTTTTGTTGTTGGTTTATTATTTTTCATAACTCATTTCACTATTTAATTTGCCGTATTATATTGAAAAATTGTTGAGGATTTGATTTTAAACACACTTTGTTAATATTCTATTAATTTAGAGTTTATTTTTAGTAATTACTTTCCCTTATAATTTCACTATAAAAGTTTAAGGAGAAAAAATGAAATTTAAATTTAAAGATGTTGCAACTTCTATGGCAACTGTAGTATTTTTGGTTGTAGCAGTTAGTGGTCTAATGTTGTATTTCAAAATATTTAATAGTCAAGTAAAAGAGTTACATGAGATATTAGGATTAGCTTTTGTTGCAGCTGCAGTTTTACACGTAACAGCAAACTGGAAAGCGATGAAGAATTATTTTACAAAAAAAATATTTATTAGTGCAGCTTTAGTAGTTGTTGTAATAAGTGGATTATTTATTTCACAAAACTTAGATAAAGGAGCAGATCCTAAAGGTACTGCCTTGCGAAGTATAATCAATGCACCACTTGATGCCTCACTAAAAGTATTAGCTGTTGATTATGATGAGGCTATGATGAGATTAGAAAATGCAAATATTAAAAATTTAAATAAAAAATCTTTAGGAGAGATTGCCAAAGCAAATGGAGACAGTCCCTTTAAAATTATTGCAATAATTACAAGTAAATAAATTTTGTAATTAAAAAAATACCCTTTCTTAGATAAAATTCCAAAAAATCAAAAAAAGGGTATATTTGCCAAGAAAAAGATTGCAAAAGATTTTACCAAGCCATGAAAAAATAAAAGAACAAAAACTATTAAAAATATTTGGTAATTTTTTAAACAAAAGAGAGATTTGGAGCCTAAATAGAAAAAAAGTTATTGGAGGAGTTTTCATAGGTATATTTGTAGCTTGTTTACCTATGCCTCTACAGATGGTCTTAGCTTCAATTTTAGCAATATTTTTTAATATGAATCTACCAATAAGTTTTGCACTGATATTTATTAGTAATCCACTTACAATGCCTGCACTATTTTACTTTGAATATCAAATTGGAAAACTTCTTATAAAACCTGAAAATCCGATTGAGTTTAATTTTCACTCTATGTATGATAATTTTGAAGAGATTGCCCTTTGTCTTTGGAGTGGAGCAATAGTTGTTGGACTTTTTAGTGCTGTACTTTGTTATGTTTTAGTAAACTTTTTTTGGATATATTCAGTAAAGAAAGATAGACGAAAAATAAGATAAGTGAGAAAATCTCACCCTCTTATACTTATGCTACTAAAATAACACTTGATGCTTTAAAAATTCCGTAAGCAGTTGAACCTACAGTAAGACTTAAATCTTCAACTGCTTCATTTGTTACAACTGCACAAATCATATTTTCACCAACTTTTAATTTTACTTCAGAATTAACTTGTCCTGATTTAATCTCAACAACTTCTGCTTTAATTATATTTCTAGCTGTAGCTTTTAATTGTTCTTTTGAAATAATTACAGAAGATGATTTAACTAATGCTGATACTTCACTTCCAATAACTAGACCTAAAGAGTTAGTAGCTTCTTTTGTAATTGTTGCTGAAACTATAACACTAGGTGCCACTTCAACTTTAACTTCTGACATCACTTCACCAGATTTTATGTCAATGATTTTTCCACTTAATTCATTTCTTGCGCTTGTTTTCATTTTTTATCCTTTAATTAAAAAAGAATTATATTCCTAAAAAACTTAAAAATAACTATATTCGTTATATATAAAAGTCGATATAGAAAGACCTATATTACGAATATTATGTGATAATATATAAAGTATTATTAAAAAATAAATGTATAAAAAATAATGAATTGATTGTTTGAATTATTATAAAAAAGAAAAAGTATATATGATTTGATTAAATCATATATACTTGTAGTATTATCTTGCGTAAGAAGAAGCTCTTAACTCTCTAATTACATTTACTTTTATTTCACCAGGATATTGAACTTTTTCTTCAATCTCTTGTGCTATTTCAGTTGCAAGTAAGATAGCTTCATCATCATTTACTAAATCAGCTTTTACTATTACTCTTACTTCTCTTCCTGCATTTATTGCATAAGCATTAAGTACACCTGTTTTTGAAGTTGAAATATTTTCAACCTCTTCTACTCTTTTTAAGAAGCTTTCAAGAACTTCTCTTCTAGCACCAGGTCTAGCAGCACTTAAAGCATCAGCTGCACATACAGCAGCACTTTCTACATTTATAGGTTCTTCGTGTCCATGATGAGCATAAATTGCATTTATAACTGTATCAGGTTCATCATATCTTTTACAGATTTCAGCGCCTAAGTCAACATGTGAACCTGGCATGTCATGAGTTAAAGATTTTCCAATATCGTGTAAAATCCCTGCACGTCTAGCTAAAATTGCATCTCCACCCATTTGTGCTGCTAATAATCCAGCTAAATTAGCAACTTCAAGAGTATGGGCTAATGCATTTTGTCCATAAGAGGCTCTATATCTTAATCTTCCAACAAGTTTAACTAATTCTGGATGCATAGATTTAATTCCAAGCTCCATAATTACATCTTCACCCTCTTTTAAGATATTTTTATCAAAGTCACTTTTAACTTTTAAATATATCTCTTCTATTCTAGCAGGTTGAATTCTTCCATCCTCCAAAAGCTCTTGAATAGTTCTAGTTGCTATTGCTCTTCTATAAAGATTAAAAGATGAAATTGTAATAGTATTTGGTGTATCATCAATAATAATATCTACACCTAATAACATCTCAAGAGCTTTAATATTTCTTCCCTCTTTACCAATAATTTTACCTTTAGTCTCTTCATCACTTAAAGGAAGATTATTAATAAGTCTTTCAGCAGCAAATTCACCAGCATATCTAGTAACTGCATGTGAAAGCATATTGTTTACTTCATCTTTACACTTTTGTTCTGCTAGTTTATATTTCTTTCTAAATATTGAAGCGATTGTTGCTCTACTATCTTCTTTTACTTTTTCAAGCATTAAATCTTTTGCTTCATCTTCTGTAAGTCCAGATGCATTTTCAAGCACTTTTATAGCTTTTGCAATCTTTTCTTCATAAGTTTTTTGTTGTCTTTTTAGCCCCTCTTTAATTGTTGTAATTTTCTCATTTTTTTCAACAATTTGAGCTTTTTCCTCTTTGATAGCTTTTAATTCTGACTCAAGATGATGGTTTAGCTCTTTCTCTTTTTTCTCAATTTGAGAAAGTAGTTCATCATATTCTCTTTTTGCAGTTTTAAATTCTCTGTCATAATCTCTTTTTGCTTTTATTTGAGCATCTTTTAAAACTACTTCAGCTTCATGCTCAATAACCTTTGCTTTCGCTTTTGCTTGTTCAACATATATATCAATTTTTGCTTTATTGATTTTCTTTAGAACAAAAACAGTAATTGCAACACTTAAGATTGCAACAATTACCCCAACTCCTACTAATTCCATATTCAAAACCTTAACTTGTAATTATATAATCAGCCCGAATATCGTATTTATCTGTTAGAGTTTCATTTGTTTTACAAAGTGTCAATTGGGTAAAAACAGTAATTGGTTTGTATTTCAACCTATAAAAAAATCTATCATACATTCCACGACCAAAACCAATTCTTTTGCACTCTTTATCTATGCCCACCACAGGCACTACAGCTAAGTCGATTTTTTTATTTATGCAAAAAGAGTTTTTTGGCTCTTTTATACCAAATTTTTTGGTTTCAAGTGGTAACCTATACTTTACTAATTTAAAACTATCCCCAACCATAAAAGGAACATAAACATTTTTCTGTTCCTTACGTAAATAATTTATCAAAGGAAGTACATCAACTTCCATATCCATTGGAATATACAACAAAATATTTTT is a window of Halarcobacter sp. DNA encoding:
- a CDS encoding nitroreductase family protein — its product is MNFKDFKKLVCNTRTTRRFKKDITIENIELEDVLDAARVVSSAKNMQPLKYITVTDKNLVKKLAQTCQWATHLENWNQKEEEQPSAFIIVLNDTKIDGFAMLDCGIALNNIMLGLKIKGYSSCPLASIDKELCKELFSLDEKIEPMIGIAIGIEDETIKVVDVKLDTNYYRDEIDIHCVPKRDLNDVLIGKY
- a CDS encoding SDR family NAD(P)-dependent oxidoreductase — its product is MKNILITGCSSGIGLETAKLLDASGIKVYATARKQEDVEKLKELGLKAFLLDVTNEKHIKTILEQIFSIDGKIDAVFNNAGFGQPGAVEDITLPVIREQFETNVFGMHEVTRQTLPYMRKQGFGKIIQHSSVLGIISLKFRGAYNCSKYAIEGLADTLRLELSDTNISVSTINTGPVTSKFRENALKNFRKNVDIENSAFSDIYKKELKERLENDKDDTPFNLPASSVANVVLKILESNKPKPRYYVTKATYILGFLKRILSTSLLDKILNKI
- a CDS encoding Na+/H+ antiporter NhaC family protein; translated protein: MLLPIIALASDTKDNSTLFGVFTLIPPLVAIVLAFITRNVIFSLFIGIFSGTYMISVSEKNVFISIYYAFVDMSSKMVGSLADSWNAGIVLQVLTIGGMIAVITKMGGPRAIAEKLAKKAKTPASAQLYTWIMGFFIFFDDYANSLVIGPIMKPVTDKLKIAREKLAFIIDATAAPIAGLALISTWVGYELSLIKDAYDSIGQPDINAFGIFVETLPYRFYNILMLAFVFFSAFTLREFGPMYKAAHRAHTKGHVTNPKTDSTLMNQENSFMLPKEGVTYSIYNAIVPIFVLIVVAIVGFYLNGVSALEGEILKAVESNPFSFYAVREAFGAADASVVIFEAALFSSLVAIIMGLKQKIFSLHEALETWVYGVKALVITAVILILAWSLSAVMKEVGTANYLVTLLSESTPQFILPTVIFILGSIISFSTGTSYGTMGILMPLTIPLANAVGIQTGLEDVALHNYIVLNVGAVLTGAIFGDHCSPISDTSILSSMASSCNHMDHISTQLYYAIFVGTVSILCGYLPAAFSVPVTILLPLGLLVIFLVIRFYGKPYLEK
- a CDS encoding ABC transporter permease; the protein is MLKTASYTLIILILLVFLLPFIYTVSPYELNPEKILEAPSLNHLLGTDRLGRDMLARVLNGGQTSLIIGFLSAAIASLIGLFVGINAGYFKGKIDKSITILIDLFLTFPTFFLLLALVSYIQASSFVLIIVISITGWMGMARLIRSESFAIGNRPYIKVLKLANVSKTKIIFKYFAPLLAPIFLISFTFGVGGAILAESGLSFLGLGVNPPQMSWGSLLSDGKAVIDIAWWVSFFPGLMIFIVTFCLMQISDYLQSKTNQKEIQQ
- the rsmD gene encoding 16S rRNA (guanine(966)-N(2))-methyltransferase RsmD; amino-acid sequence: MKNNKPTTKIIAGKHKGKLIELPSLDVTRSSKARLKESLFNVLQFDIIDKIFIESFAGSGSIGLEAISRDAKRAYFVELDKNSYKILTKNCKNIEPDKCQTMMGDTFIQTPSILNSLKNSSDELILYVDPPFDYRDGMEDIYDKSFKMIENIENDNIFIVILEHVSTLEMPEELGKFVLNKTKKFGKSSLSYYIYK
- a CDS encoding DUF4405 domain-containing protein, which codes for MKFKFKDVATSMATVVFLVVAVSGLMLYFKIFNSQVKELHEILGLAFVAAAVLHVTANWKAMKNYFTKKIFISAALVVVVISGLFISQNLDKGADPKGTALRSIINAPLDASLKVLAVDYDEAMMRLENANIKNLNKKSLGEIAKANGDSPFKIIAIITSK
- a CDS encoding DUF2062 domain-containing protein, which encodes MPRKRLQKILPSHEKIKEQKLLKIFGNFLNKREIWSLNRKKVIGGVFIGIFVACLPMPLQMVLASILAIFFNMNLPISFALIFISNPLTMPALFYFEYQIGKLLIKPENPIEFNFHSMYDNFEEIALCLWSGAIVVGLFSAVLCYVLVNFFWIYSVKKDRRKIR
- a CDS encoding TOBE domain-containing protein: MKTSARNELSGKIIDIKSGEVMSEVKVEVAPSVIVSATITKEATNSLGLVIGSEVSALVKSSSVIISKEQLKATARNIIKAEVVEIKSGQVNSEVKLKVGENMICAVVTNEAVEDLSLTVGSTAYGIFKASSVILVA
- the rny gene encoding ribonuclease Y, which translates into the protein MELVGVGVIVAILSVAITVFVLKKINKAKIDIYVEQAKAKAKVIEHEAEVVLKDAQIKAKRDYDREFKTAKREYDELLSQIEKKEKELNHHLESELKAIKEEKAQIVEKNEKITTIKEGLKRQQKTYEEKIAKAIKVLENASGLTEDEAKDLMLEKVKEDSRATIASIFRKKYKLAEQKCKDEVNNMLSHAVTRYAGEFAAERLINNLPLSDEETKGKIIGKEGRNIKALEMLLGVDIIIDDTPNTITISSFNLYRRAIATRTIQELLEDGRIQPARIEEIYLKVKSDFDKNILKEGEDVIMELGIKSMHPELVKLVGRLRYRASYGQNALAHTLEVANLAGLLAAQMGGDAILARRAGILHDIGKSLTHDMPGSHVDLGAEICKRYDEPDTVINAIYAHHGHEEPINVESAAVCAADALSAARPGARREVLESFLKRVEEVENISTSKTGVLNAYAINAGREVRVIVKADLVNDDEAILLATEIAQEIEEKVQYPGEIKVNVIRELRASSYAR
- a CDS encoding 5-formyltetrahydrofolate cyclo-ligase; this encodes MERNHKSDFRKSCIKRLEFTSRFLKFSKEKKTVEKLKRIINKYDAKNILLYIPMDMEVDVLPLINYLRKEQKNVYVPFMVGDSFKLVKYRLPLETKKFGIKEPKNSFCINKKIDLAVVPVVGIDKECKRIGFGRGMYDRFFYRLKYKPITVFTQLTLCKTNETLTDKYDIRADYIITS